In Coleofasciculus chthonoplastes PCC 7420, the following proteins share a genomic window:
- a CDS encoding radical SAM protein: protein MKDFFLTSLEVEFELCNLRCQYCWLTLGNLETFRRGDQIFSRQKGQTIHFDYSVSDLRQNISHILEKSDSYLLKVSGGEIFLLPEVIDELILVSERFEKVLIVSNGTIIKRENLEKLDPNKFCFQISLDGHITQANALRYKEATRNTEKVLRTVELLYEQGFRLEISCVLTDYNIRYLTEFFQYFSHHFPQVTIIPFPVRFSDYYLSNTDDNIAILSHLKDAFPLGTIPPKGYMESLIETVKGRKNNTCFLPIIGLYGCEDGSRPLCPCGIIDNHQNIFEIDFVLPPDLDHPSVRKVLRREEQKCFSCFTHFDIINLFIEGHISLEEMQKTGIFQDLKLLSHLVQYRSYVLSQVRSS, encoded by the coding sequence ATGAAAGATTTTTTTTTAACATCACTCGAAGTAGAATTTGAGCTTTGCAATCTACGTTGTCAATATTGCTGGTTGACATTGGGAAACTTAGAAACCTTTCGCAGAGGCGACCAAATTTTTTCACGACAGAAGGGTCAAACAATACACTTTGATTATTCTGTCAGTGATCTAAGGCAAAATATTTCCCACATTTTAGAAAAATCTGACTCATATCTGTTGAAAGTTTCAGGTGGAGAGATTTTTCTTTTACCTGAAGTCATTGATGAATTGATTTTAGTTTCAGAAAGGTTTGAAAAAGTCCTTATTGTATCTAATGGCACTATTATAAAACGGGAGAACTTAGAAAAGCTTGATCCAAATAAGTTCTGTTTTCAAATTTCACTTGACGGACACATAACTCAAGCGAATGCTTTGCGCTATAAGGAAGCTACTCGAAACACTGAGAAGGTTTTAAGAACTGTAGAATTGTTGTATGAACAAGGATTCAGATTGGAGATAAGCTGTGTACTTACCGATTATAATATTCGGTATTTAACAGAGTTTTTTCAATATTTTTCTCATCATTTCCCTCAAGTTACTATCATTCCTTTCCCAGTCAGATTTTCTGACTACTACCTATCTAATACTGACGATAATATCGCCATATTATCTCACTTAAAAGATGCTTTTCCTTTAGGAACAATTCCTCCAAAAGGATATATGGAATCTCTCATAGAGACTGTAAAAGGTCGAAAAAATAACACATGCTTTTTACCTATCATAGGTCTGTATGGATGCGAGGATGGTAGTCGCCCACTGTGTCCTTGTGGGATAATTGATAATCACCAGAACATTTTTGAAATAGACTTTGTATTACCACCAGATTTAGATCATCCTTCTGTGAGAAAGGTTCTTAGAAGAGAAGAACAAAAATGTTTTTCTTGCTTTACTCACTTTGACATTATTAACCTCTTCATTGAAGGACACATATCTTTAGAAGAAATGCAGAAAACCGGAATATTTCAAGATTTAAAACTTTTGTCTCATTTAGTACAATACAGAAGCTACGTTTTATCCCAAGTACGCTCATCATGA
- a CDS encoding glycosyltransferase family 2 protein: protein MPTFMHEQFIARAIQSVQCQTYKNWELIVVNDGSSDATESIVSQFLIDSRIHYIYQDNSGSSCARNKGLEHSKGDYIAYLDSDDIYLANHLEVRHNIIKEHEVDLVFGPVWDIKPSSRKIYYGELADTDTGCVLPLMVMHKRFCLSVGLFDSNIVFEEDLDLFLRMNKCYKVYQFFDPVTAEYYVHNHSIHRMYEKGGHKYIEDYRNHHKRT from the coding sequence ATGCCTACTTTTATGCACGAGCAATTTATCGCTCGTGCTATTCAGAGTGTACAGTGTCAGACATATAAAAACTGGGAACTTATTGTTGTGAATGATGGCTCATCAGATGCTACTGAGAGCATAGTCAGTCAATTTCTTATAGACTCCAGAATTCATTACATCTATCAAGATAATTCTGGTTCAAGCTGCGCTCGTAATAAAGGTTTAGAACACTCAAAAGGTGACTATATTGCTTATTTAGATTCTGATGATATATATCTTGCAAATCATCTTGAGGTTCGCCATAATATTATTAAAGAACATGAGGTTGATCTTGTGTTTGGTCCTGTATGGGACATCAAACCTTCATCACGTAAAATATATTATGGTGAGTTGGCAGATACCGATACAGGATGCGTGTTACCACTTATGGTAATGCATAAGAGGTTTTGTCTTTCTGTTGGTTTGTTTGATTCAAATATTGTCTTTGAAGAAGATCTAGATTTGTTTTTGCGGATGAATAAGTGCTATAAGGTTTATCAATTCTTTGATCCAGTTACGGCTGAATACTATGTTCATAATCATAGCATTCACCGAATGTATGAGAAAGGTGGACATAAGTATATTGAAGATTACAGAAACCATCACAAAAGGACATAA
- a CDS encoding SDR family NAD(P)-dependent oxidoreductase — MNKSNIVIIGGSDWLGKSLAHYFAPHAECMVLLARTEEKLRQVQLNVQSYCQTYIVVCDLAEMNQVQLAVKEIQLYLNSVDLILNVAGGSYVGTTYDCQTEDFFFMIDAYVKGQAFLIKSLIPLIRRSKKTVLVNFLADWVNRKSGMEAGNALYTMTKAAMEAFANSLASEEHMNGLQVSNLYLGQIAESENENTIIKDAKGNLDMLMMSDICEFVLNFMHLSSLHVFEATLVTKSPSYARTRLHTNTVNWDIGG, encoded by the coding sequence ATGAATAAGTCAAACATAGTAATTATCGGCGGAAGTGACTGGCTTGGAAAAAGTCTAGCGCATTATTTCGCACCACATGCTGAGTGTATGGTACTTTTAGCACGTACAGAAGAGAAGCTTCGGCAAGTGCAGTTAAATGTACAGAGCTACTGTCAAACTTATATTGTTGTGTGCGATTTAGCAGAAATGAATCAAGTACAGCTAGCGGTTAAAGAAATTCAACTATACTTAAACTCCGTTGATTTAATTCTTAATGTTGCTGGTGGTTCATACGTTGGAACAACGTATGACTGCCAAACAGAGGATTTCTTTTTTATGATTGATGCATATGTTAAAGGACAAGCTTTCTTAATTAAAAGTTTAATTCCTCTAATTCGACGTTCTAAAAAAACTGTGTTAGTGAACTTTTTGGCTGACTGGGTTAATAGAAAATCCGGTATGGAAGCCGGAAATGCTTTATACACTATGACAAAAGCTGCTATGGAGGCTTTTGCCAACTCCTTAGCGTCAGAAGAGCATATGAATGGACTTCAAGTAAGTAACTTATATTTAGGTCAAATTGCAGAATCCGAAAATGAAAATACTATTATTAAAGATGCAAAAGGAAATTTAGATATGCTTATGATGAGCGATATTTGCGAGTTTGTGTTAAATTTCATGCATCTTTCTTCTCTGCATGTGTTTGAGGCAACTTTAGTCACAAAGTCACCTAGTTATGCACGTACCCGTTTGCACACTAATACTGTTAATTGGGATATAGGGGGATAA
- a CDS encoding carbamoyltransferase family protein — protein sequence MKIIGINGWGDWFHDPAACLIVDGQLVAAVEEERFIRIKHAPHTVPAFATRWCLQTGGIDWGDLDYVAVGWDLPYFGQLASPKIGAVDFARKLLTDLHAPDLFPLEKVVFLEHHLAHAYSGIILEPFRQSLVVVVDGQGEKDSISIFRHKDNSLEKLDTFDSRHSLGYYYEAATSYVGFGLSGTGKFMGLSSYGKSTVDYWKSNNARKFSSPVPSNQIGIDYENLDDAVSIVDKFWIPQFKASCPNLQIAGATKAHKEIDFLKRDKLHLNSDAINFSASVQHSLEEAIESLVRTYLSQKDEVIIITGGVGLNCKSNGSLLQKFPAKKIVVQPVSHDAGVALGAAVYFTKQNGFSQIELTDFPYVGPSYNNKYIRKALESRNIHFQYLEKPELVAAQYIANDKVIGWFQGKAEIGPRALGARSILARPDSIKIRDRVNQQIKLREIWRPFSPVVLEEFSQVFFKNCKESLFMLFGFPIVSNASKLFFAGTIHVDDTSRVQTIHQGRTPEHFLKLVREFYTLTGIPGLMNTSFNGSQEPIVNTPEDAIDTFRETNLDALFLGNYVIQSDNLNS from the coding sequence ATGAAAATCATTGGAATTAATGGTTGGGGAGATTGGTTTCACGATCCGGCTGCATGCTTAATTGTAGATGGTCAACTTGTAGCAGCAGTCGAAGAAGAGCGTTTTATTAGAATAAAACATGCACCACATACAGTTCCAGCGTTTGCTACACGATGGTGTTTGCAAACAGGTGGTATTGACTGGGGGGATTTGGATTATGTTGCTGTAGGATGGGATTTACCATATTTTGGTCAACTTGCGTCTCCTAAAATTGGTGCTGTTGATTTCGCAAGAAAACTACTTACTGATCTTCATGCCCCTGATCTCTTTCCTTTAGAGAAAGTAGTATTTCTGGAGCATCACTTAGCACATGCTTATAGCGGGATTATATTAGAACCATTTCGGCAAAGTCTAGTTGTTGTTGTTGATGGTCAGGGTGAAAAAGACTCAATAAGTATTTTTCGCCACAAAGATAATTCTCTTGAGAAGCTAGATACTTTCGACTCTCGACATTCTCTTGGTTACTACTATGAAGCAGCTACTAGTTATGTTGGATTTGGTTTGTCGGGAACTGGTAAGTTCATGGGACTCTCTTCTTACGGGAAGTCTACTGTAGACTATTGGAAGAGCAACAACGCAAGAAAATTTTCTAGCCCAGTACCATCGAATCAGATAGGAATTGATTATGAAAATTTAGATGATGCTGTGTCAATAGTTGATAAATTCTGGATTCCTCAGTTTAAAGCCTCTTGCCCCAATCTACAAATTGCTGGAGCTACTAAAGCCCACAAAGAGATTGATTTTCTTAAGCGGGATAAACTCCATTTAAACTCTGATGCTATTAATTTTTCGGCATCTGTACAACATAGCTTGGAGGAGGCAATAGAGTCTCTGGTTCGTACTTACCTTAGTCAAAAAGACGAAGTGATTATCATAACTGGCGGGGTTGGCTTAAACTGTAAAAGTAATGGTTCTTTACTACAAAAGTTTCCAGCTAAGAAAATCGTTGTACAACCCGTGTCACATGATGCTGGTGTTGCTCTTGGTGCTGCAGTATACTTTACTAAGCAAAACGGTTTTAGCCAGATAGAGTTAACAGATTTTCCATATGTTGGTCCCTCTTATAACAATAAATATATTAGAAAAGCCTTGGAGAGCAGAAATATTCACTTTCAATACTTAGAAAAGCCTGAACTTGTTGCAGCACAGTACATTGCAAATGATAAAGTCATTGGTTGGTTTCAAGGAAAAGCTGAGATTGGACCTAGAGCGCTTGGCGCAAGAAGTATATTAGCCCGCCCTGACTCCATCAAAATTCGTGATCGAGTTAACCAGCAGATTAAACTACGAGAAATATGGCGTCCTTTTTCTCCTGTAGTTTTAGAGGAGTTCTCTCAGGTTTTCTTCAAAAATTGCAAAGAGAGTTTATTTATGCTGTTTGGTTTTCCCATTGTATCTAATGCTAGTAAATTATTTTTTGCTGGAACTATTCATGTGGATGACACATCTCGTGTACAAACCATTCACCAAGGAAGAACACCTGAGCATTTTCTTAAGCTAGTGAGAGAGTTTTATACATTAACAGGAATACCTGGTTTAATGAATACCTCTTTCAATGGATCTCAAGAGCCAATCGTAAATACACCAGAAGATGCTATAGATACCTTCAGAGAAACTAATTTAGATGCTCTTTTCCTAGGTAATTATGTCATTCAATCAGACAATCTAAACTCATGA
- a CDS encoding glycosyltransferase, producing the protein MRILSFLNVSNISNLEADSGYVFQRSLLHDLAQKGYEVSLIGPPKMPCLPEVIQPIFLPFSDSKFGVRMSIEWEKLKLLLTHTKPFDIALINQSELTLALKLLFYEVWNKSIPCITYYHYLAIQGISEEGNIKFDPSQNLFGAGQAIWKRQLESALVSDANIIGSQFGKRLFLTAAGSQTKDIFMEVIPPPVQDYKQSCILSISNSTKNIRKPTLIYNHRLYTHYGGCEIFDYLKELNDKIPFILVVTDPTDKRSTFRNQLDPSPTDIRKYLATLPFVKIRHFSTQETYYQALTQVDIGISHLRSGALWSMAIVDLMSRGKPVVCFNSGAMPEIVEDNDLLFSNKEDFQHIIIKLLMDSSFYREKSKSVAKRANNFLPKSISDKFHNIFLDVMN; encoded by the coding sequence ATGAGAATATTGTCTTTTTTAAATGTTAGCAATATATCTAATCTGGAAGCAGATAGTGGATATGTGTTCCAGAGATCACTACTTCATGATCTTGCACAAAAAGGTTATGAAGTAAGCTTGATTGGACCTCCTAAAATGCCTTGTTTGCCTGAGGTTATTCAGCCTATTTTTCTGCCTTTCTCAGATAGCAAATTTGGAGTTAGGATGAGCATAGAGTGGGAAAAACTCAAACTACTCCTGACTCATACTAAACCTTTTGACATTGCTTTAATAAACCAAAGTGAATTAACACTTGCTTTGAAGCTTTTATTCTATGAAGTTTGGAATAAAAGCATTCCTTGCATCACTTATTATCATTACTTAGCTATTCAAGGCATTTCAGAAGAAGGAAATATAAAATTCGATCCCAGTCAAAACTTATTTGGTGCAGGGCAAGCTATATGGAAGAGGCAACTAGAGTCAGCACTTGTCTCTGATGCCAATATTATTGGTAGTCAATTTGGTAAACGTCTTTTCCTTACTGCTGCAGGTTCTCAAACCAAAGATATTTTTATGGAAGTTATTCCTCCTCCAGTACAAGACTATAAGCAATCTTGTATATTGTCTATTAGTAATTCTACCAAAAATATTAGAAAGCCGACTCTCATTTACAATCATAGATTGTATACCCATTATGGTGGTTGTGAGATATTCGATTATCTTAAAGAACTAAACGATAAAATTCCGTTTATTCTTGTTGTCACTGATCCTACTGATAAGCGTTCTACCTTCAGAAATCAACTTGACCCAAGCCCAACCGATATACGCAAATATCTAGCAACTTTGCCCTTTGTTAAGATTCGGCATTTCTCAACACAAGAAACCTATTACCAAGCTCTTACTCAAGTAGATATTGGAATTAGCCACTTGAGAAGTGGAGCGTTATGGTCGATGGCTATAGTTGACTTGATGTCGAGAGGAAAACCTGTAGTATGTTTCAACAGCGGTGCAATGCCTGAAATCGTTGAAGATAATGACTTACTTTTTTCCAATAAAGAAGATTTTCAACATATTATCATAAAGCTACTAATGGATAGCTCTTTTTATCGGGAGAAGTCCAAATCTGTAGCTAAAAGAGCTAATAATTTTTTGCCAAAGAGTATCTCAGATAAATTTCACAACATATTTTTAGATGTTATGAATTAG
- a CDS encoding radical SAM protein, with the protein MIDTDSCVCFIVPPVCDKYIIREYASGLGFESTRNKDCSYILPPLDLLQLAACIKKQFKVFLLDAQAEDISDNEVLRRVQHCNIDLAIVEISLPTLSTDIEFGRKLTSLGISVVAKIYTHDVSVLKKIFSTANFSLCLISEVYDNLADILLGQDIRGTASYVDGAILINQKAGIENLEALPFPERQLVKDQKYYYPKLGECTTILSSKGCPYACSYYCPYPLVQGKQWRAKSVDYVIAEIKDAISLGYTRFLFRDPVFSLDKNRALEIAYAISKLAVKIEWWCETRADRLSRDLLQIMALSGCKGVNIGVESGDPELRFTKLKRGVTDAVLLNISQWSKEFTIAIAFLLMVGFPGETRMSIVATANLISLCRPQSIGINFPVHYWGTQMYKDAVEHNWIVSSDYDQFDGSKPVLQTKGLDQFEMQAAKEYLLRLFDAIATENLSLEKHILNEIKIWSIQ; encoded by the coding sequence ATGATAGATACTGATTCTTGTGTGTGTTTTATTGTTCCACCAGTATGTGATAAGTATATCATTAGAGAATATGCTAGTGGACTTGGGTTTGAATCTACACGAAACAAAGACTGTTCGTACATACTTCCACCCCTCGATTTGTTGCAACTCGCTGCTTGTATTAAAAAACAATTCAAAGTTTTCCTATTGGATGCTCAAGCAGAAGATATTTCTGACAATGAAGTTTTAAGAAGAGTGCAACATTGCAATATTGACCTTGCAATTGTTGAGATATCGCTTCCCACTTTATCTACTGACATTGAATTTGGGAGAAAATTAACTAGTCTTGGCATCTCAGTTGTCGCCAAAATATATACGCATGATGTCTCCGTTCTGAAAAAGATATTTTCAACAGCAAATTTTAGCTTGTGTCTGATCTCAGAAGTTTATGATAACCTGGCAGATATTTTGCTGGGGCAAGATATTCGGGGTACAGCATCTTATGTAGATGGCGCTATTTTAATCAACCAGAAAGCAGGTATAGAGAATTTAGAAGCTCTGCCTTTTCCCGAAAGACAGCTTGTAAAGGATCAAAAATATTATTATCCAAAGCTAGGAGAATGCACTACCATACTTTCTAGTAAAGGGTGTCCGTATGCCTGCTCATATTACTGTCCCTACCCTCTTGTGCAAGGAAAACAATGGAGAGCAAAATCAGTAGATTATGTAATAGCAGAAATCAAAGATGCTATTTCTTTAGGATATACACGTTTTTTATTTCGTGATCCAGTATTTTCTTTAGATAAAAATAGGGCATTAGAAATTGCTTATGCCATATCAAAACTTGCCGTAAAAATTGAATGGTGGTGTGAAACTAGGGCTGATCGATTAAGTCGTGATTTACTGCAAATAATGGCATTGTCTGGATGTAAAGGAGTAAATATTGGTGTTGAATCTGGAGACCCAGAATTACGCTTTACAAAATTAAAGCGCGGTGTTACCGATGCTGTACTCCTTAATATTAGTCAGTGGAGCAAAGAGTTTACAATCGCCATTGCTTTTCTATTAATGGTTGGTTTTCCTGGAGAAACACGCATGAGTATTGTTGCTACTGCCAATTTGATTTCTTTATGTCGTCCTCAAAGTATTGGTATTAACTTCCCAGTCCACTACTGGGGAACTCAGATGTACAAGGATGCCGTAGAACATAATTGGATTGTCTCTTCGGATTATGATCAGTTTGATGGGAGTAAGCCAGTACTTCAGACAAAAGGTCTAGATCAATTTGAAATGCAAGCGGCAAAAGAATATCTGCTGAGACTATTTGATGCGATTGCAACGGAGAATTTGTCTTTAGAAAAACACATTTTAAATGAAATTAAGATCTGGTCTATTCAATGA
- a CDS encoding glycosyltransferase yields MKVTVVIPVYNGSKFLQNAIDSVVKQSYSDDIYIIVVNDGSTDNTADILRSYENQITVFTKENGGTSDAWNYVLPLIETEYVFGLDADDEFIPETVSRVMQCLSENPESDLIYSDFVFIDAQGQEQKIVQNPDCTSPQDAIQRLIKLHDRLGQANNFLPFGHVRLYKIASLLKINGYDTRYKYAEDFDLVLRLAEAGFIFQRVNGVLYRYRWHTTNKGITNRLQQKEEVRFSVKLFSQRNRESIRYDRY; encoded by the coding sequence ATGAAAGTGACAGTAGTAATTCCTGTTTATAACGGGAGTAAATTTCTACAAAATGCTATAGATAGTGTAGTCAAGCAAAGTTATTCTGATGATATTTATATCATTGTTGTCAACGATGGGAGTACAGATAACACTGCCGATATTCTTCGTAGCTATGAAAATCAGATTACAGTATTCACGAAAGAAAACGGAGGTACTTCAGATGCCTGGAACTATGTACTGCCACTTATTGAGACGGAATATGTCTTTGGTCTCGATGCTGACGATGAATTTATACCTGAGACAGTTTCGCGAGTTATGCAGTGCTTATCAGAAAACCCTGAGTCTGATCTGATCTATTCAGATTTTGTTTTCATTGATGCCCAAGGACAAGAACAGAAAATAGTTCAAAATCCTGACTGTACTAGCCCTCAAGATGCTATACAGCGATTAATCAAATTACATGACAGACTTGGGCAAGCAAACAACTTCTTACCATTTGGTCATGTCCGATTATATAAAATAGCCTCTTTGCTTAAAATTAATGGCTACGATACAAGGTATAAATATGCAGAAGATTTTGATCTTGTACTGCGACTTGCAGAAGCCGGATTTATTTTTCAGAGAGTAAATGGGGTGCTTTATCGATATCGATGGCATACCACAAACAAAGGGATCACTAACCGCCTCCAACAAAAAGAGGAAGTACGATTCAGTGTAAAACTGTTCAGTCAAAGAAATAGAGAATCAATTCGTTATGATAGATACTGA